One region of Dehalococcoidia bacterium genomic DNA includes:
- the asnB gene encoding asparagine synthase (glutamine-hydrolyzing): MCGVCGVYNLRHGQPVDRALLGAMRATLRHRGPDDEGMHADGPIGLAFRRLAILDLSPAGRQPMANEDGSLWVAYNGEIYNYPELRKELEPRHPFRSRADTEVILHLYEEHGDACLERLRGMFAFALWDARRQRLLLAVDRLGIKPLYYTQGPGSLGFASEAKALLPLPWVTRQIDPQSLDAYLALLCVPAPMSIFKDIRRLPPGHRLVAEKGAVSVAPYWGLRFSEERGVPDAEWASRTQETLRDAVRSHLLSDVPLGVLLSGGIDSSAIVALMARESGERVKTFSIGFAGPGAAGGAYDELAYARVVAKQFNTEHHEMTVEPKAADILPRVVWHFDEPFANETAIPMYYVCQMARQHVTVALGGVGGDEAFGGYPRYIAARALRSYLGLPPMLRRAVRFAARAVPGSASDYSLGTRLHKFLDGATGSPEDAYCNWQTAVPSALRREVYAPALRDALDGADGAQSVRRALAAQPDDAWLNRVLRADITTYLPDNLLTYSDRMSMAHSLELRVPFCDHQVMEFAARIPPSIKLPRADMKHVLKQAMEGLLPREILYRRKQGFSVPVGYWLRADLAPLARALLSRERLGRAGLFNAAAVERIRESHARGAGNYTHLLWALIIFQVWHSLYVENTIISEPALSLRDLA; encoded by the coding sequence GTGTGCGGCGTCTGCGGCGTCTATAACCTGCGCCACGGCCAGCCCGTGGACCGCGCCCTCCTCGGCGCGATGCGGGCGACGCTGCGCCATCGCGGCCCGGACGACGAGGGCATGCACGCGGACGGCCCCATCGGCCTCGCGTTCCGCCGCCTCGCCATCCTCGACCTGTCGCCCGCCGGACGCCAGCCCATGGCCAACGAGGACGGCAGCCTGTGGGTGGCCTACAACGGCGAGATCTACAACTACCCGGAGCTGCGCAAGGAGCTGGAGCCGCGCCATCCGTTCCGCTCCCGCGCGGACACGGAGGTCATCCTCCACCTCTACGAGGAGCACGGCGACGCCTGCCTGGAACGACTGCGCGGTATGTTCGCCTTCGCGCTGTGGGACGCGCGGCGGCAGCGGCTCCTTCTGGCCGTGGACCGGCTCGGCATCAAGCCCCTGTACTACACGCAAGGCCCCGGCTCGCTGGGCTTCGCCTCCGAGGCCAAGGCGCTCCTGCCCCTGCCGTGGGTGACGCGCCAGATAGACCCCCAGTCCCTGGACGCCTACCTGGCGCTCCTGTGCGTGCCCGCGCCGATGTCCATCTTCAAGGACATCCGTCGTCTGCCACCCGGCCACCGGCTGGTGGCGGAGAAGGGGGCCGTCTCCGTCGCGCCCTACTGGGGCCTGCGCTTCAGCGAGGAGCGCGGCGTGCCGGACGCCGAGTGGGCGTCGCGAACGCAGGAGACGCTGCGCGACGCCGTGCGCTCACACCTGCTGAGCGACGTTCCGCTGGGCGTGCTGCTGAGCGGCGGCATAGACTCCAGCGCCATCGTCGCGCTCATGGCGCGGGAGTCCGGCGAGCGGGTCAAGACGTTCAGCATCGGCTTCGCGGGGCCGGGCGCCGCTGGCGGCGCGTACGACGAGTTGGCGTACGCCCGCGTCGTGGCGAAGCAGTTCAACACCGAGCACCATGAGATGACCGTGGAGCCGAAGGCCGCCGACATCCTGCCGCGCGTGGTGTGGCACTTCGACGAGCCGTTCGCCAACGAGACGGCCATCCCCATGTACTACGTCTGCCAGATGGCACGCCAGCACGTCACCGTGGCGCTGGGCGGCGTCGGCGGCGACGAGGCGTTCGGCGGCTACCCGCGCTACATCGCCGCCAGAGCGCTGCGGTCGTACCTCGGCCTCCCACCCATGCTGCGGCGCGCCGTCCGGTTTGCGGCGCGGGCCGTACCGGGAAGCGCCAGCGACTACTCGCTGGGCACGCGCCTGCACAAGTTCCTGGACGGAGCGACAGGCTCGCCGGAGGACGCCTACTGCAACTGGCAGACGGCCGTCCCGTCGGCGCTCCGCCGCGAGGTGTACGCGCCCGCGCTCAGGGACGCTTTGGACGGCGCGGACGGTGCGCAGTCCGTCAGGCGGGCGCTCGCGGCCCAACCCGACGACGCGTGGCTGAACAGGGTGCTGCGCGCGGACATCACGACCTATCTGCCGGACAATCTGCTCACGTACTCCGACCGCATGAGCATGGCCCACTCGCTGGAGTTGCGCGTGCCCTTCTGCGACCACCAGGTGATGGAGTTCGCCGCGCGCATCCCGCCTTCGATCAAGCTGCCCCGCGCCGACATGAAGCACGTACTCAAGCAAGCTATGGAGGGTCTCCTGCCGCGCGAGATACTGTACCGTCGCAAGCAGGGATTCAGCGTGCCCGTCGGCTACTGGCTGCGGGCCGACCTGGCGCCTCTCGCGCGCGCCTTGCTGTCGCGGGAGCGGCTGGGCCGCGCCGGCCTGTTCAACGCCGCCGCCGTGGAGCGTATACGGGAAAGCCACGCGCGAGGCGCGGGCAACTATACACACCTCCTGTGGGCCCTTATAATCTTTCAGGTGTGGCATAGCCTCTACGTGGAGAACACGATCATTTCCGAGCCTGCGCTCTCTTTGCGCGACCTGGCATAG